Proteins encoded in a region of the Bacillus sp. T3 genome:
- a CDS encoding glycosyltransferase, translated as MKKKILITSFDLAVGGVERSLIGLLGNLDYDKYDVDLMLFKHEGEFFSMLPENPNLLTEIPHYTTFRKSIGQIVKEGYYSIGASRLIAKIMSLLHGKIRNIDEPGYLSIQYGWAISKSFLPKLHKEYDVAIGFLWPHYFIGDKVRAKKKIGWIHTDYSNIQINQKLEIRMWKKVDNIVAVSDECSKTFLTFFPELNGKTTVIENILSPEFIQEQANLEITNEIKKSKGKTILLTVGRLTFAKGLDDAIKACRELIDKGMNIEWYVIGYGPLENDLEELIKKLGLQDRFFLLGKKTNPYPYMKACDIYVQPSRYEGKAVTIREAQILGKPVVLTNFPTAKSQARDGVDALITEPNVEGIVNGIRKMIEDNQFREKIISNVEATDYGNKSELPKLYRLIES; from the coding sequence ATGAAAAAAAAAATATTAATTACATCTTTCGATTTAGCAGTAGGTGGAGTTGAAAGAAGCTTAATTGGATTATTGGGAAACTTAGACTACGATAAATATGATGTAGACTTAATGCTATTTAAACATGAAGGTGAATTTTTCTCGATGCTTCCAGAAAATCCCAATTTACTAACGGAAATACCTCATTACACTACGTTTAGAAAATCAATTGGACAAATTGTAAAGGAAGGTTATTATTCTATTGGTGCATCTCGGTTAATAGCAAAAATAATGAGTTTGTTGCATGGGAAAATTAGAAATATTGATGAACCTGGCTATTTGTCGATCCAATATGGGTGGGCAATATCAAAATCTTTTCTTCCTAAATTACATAAAGAATACGATGTGGCCATAGGATTCCTTTGGCCACATTATTTTATTGGGGATAAAGTAAGAGCTAAAAAGAAAATTGGTTGGATTCATACTGATTACTCAAATATCCAAATTAACCAGAAATTAGAAATAAGAATGTGGAAAAAAGTTGATAATATTGTAGCGGTTTCCGATGAATGTTCGAAAACATTTCTAACGTTTTTTCCAGAATTAAACGGTAAAACAACAGTAATAGAAAATATTCTTTCTCCAGAATTTATTCAGGAACAAGCAAATTTAGAGATAACGAATGAAATAAAGAAATCTAAAGGAAAAACAATATTATTAACTGTTGGTCGACTAACCTTTGCTAAGGGATTGGATGATGCTATAAAGGCGTGCAGGGAATTGATTGATAAAGGTATGAATATCGAATGGTATGTAATTGGTTATGGACCGCTCGAAAATGACTTAGAAGAACTGATAAAAAAATTAGGGCTCCAAGATAGGTTCTTCTTATTGGGGAAAAAGACCAATCCATACCCATATATGAAGGCATGTGATATTTATGTTCAGCCTTCTCGGTATGAGGGCAAAGCTGTTACGATTCGTGAAGCGCAAATATTGGGTAAACCAGTGGTATTAACCAATTTTCCTACTGCTAAAAGCCAAGCAAGGGATGGAGTCGATGCTCTTATAACTGAGCCTAACGTAGAGGGAATAGTAAATGGGATTAGAAAAATGATTGAAGATAATCAATTCAGAGAAAAAATAATTTCTAATGTAGAAGCAACAGATTATGGCAATAAGAGTGAACTGCCAAAATTATATCGATTAATAGAATCATAA
- a CDS encoding glycosyltransferase family 1 protein, translated as MDRGGAETLIMNIYRNIDKSKVQFDFVTHSEKKGDYDEEIISMGGNIYRIPSLGTKGPISYIKELKKIMTSTKYSAVHAHTDYQCGFPALAAKMSGIKTRICHSHSNNWLKSNRTAENILLYFLRKIIRFSATHYCSCSLEAARFLFGEKNKEISRVRILNNGIDVSQFSNTDSKDRDSVINELGLQKEVKLIGHIGKFSPSKNQYFILKVLEQLVKVDNSFRAIFVGDGPLRNEIEKEVLKLGLKDYVLLLGVRRDIPRLMNAFDVFIFPSLFEGFGIVTIEAQSTGTPCVIADTVPKETDMGLGLVSYLNLNENLDTWCFKINEALLIKKPDKQTIENNVTQSGYNIKDNVKFWLDLYGV; from the coding sequence AGTTCAATTCGACTTTGTAACACATTCGGAGAAAAAAGGGGATTATGATGAAGAAATAATCAGTATGGGTGGAAATATTTATAGAATTCCTAGTTTAGGAACGAAAGGCCCTATTTCTTATATTAAGGAATTAAAAAAAATTATGACCTCAACTAAATATTCCGCTGTACATGCGCACACAGATTATCAATGTGGTTTTCCAGCTTTAGCTGCAAAAATGAGTGGGATAAAAACTAGAATTTGTCACTCACATAGTAATAATTGGCTCAAAAGTAATAGAACCGCGGAAAATATTTTGCTATATTTTTTAAGGAAAATTATCCGATTCTCTGCAACACATTATTGTAGTTGCAGTTTGGAAGCAGCGCGATTCTTGTTTGGTGAAAAAAACAAAGAAATTTCTAGAGTTAGAATATTAAATAATGGAATCGATGTAAGTCAATTCTCGAACACAGATTCAAAAGATAGAGACAGCGTAATAAACGAACTGGGCTTACAAAAAGAAGTTAAACTTATCGGTCATATCGGGAAATTTTCTCCATCAAAGAATCAATATTTTATCCTAAAAGTTCTAGAACAGCTTGTTAAAGTGGATAACAGCTTTCGAGCTATTTTTGTAGGGGATGGGCCGTTAAGAAATGAGATAGAAAAAGAAGTATTAAAACTCGGATTAAAAGATTATGTTCTGTTGTTAGGAGTAAGACGTGATATTCCAAGATTAATGAATGCATTTGATGTCTTTATTTTCCCATCATTATTCGAGGGATTCGGCATTGTAACAATTGAGGCACAAAGCACAGGAACACCATGTGTGATCGCTGATACTGTTCCAAAGGAAACAGATATGGGATTAGGGCTAGTTTCTTATTTAAATCTCAATGAAAATTTAGACACTTGGTGTTTCAAAATAAATGAAGCTTTATTAATTAAAAAACCTGATAAACAAACAATTGAAAATAATGTCACACAATCTGGTTATAACATTAAGGATAATGTTAAATTTTGGCTAGATTTATATGGTGTATGA